A stretch of Anoplopoma fimbria isolate UVic2021 breed Golden Eagle Sablefish chromosome 4, Afim_UVic_2022, whole genome shotgun sequence DNA encodes these proteins:
- the LOC129090443 gene encoding SLC35A4 upstream open reading frame protein, producing the protein MADDKDPLKQLKDLTKLKNQLEEIQRRVENEVSVGIPQGSSVLGSPFLKGFLAGYVAAKLRSSAFLGVLLGTITGIYAAQNYQVPNIERTVKECMNSFKKGPK; encoded by the exons ATGGCGGATGACAAG GATCCTCTGAAACAGTTAAAGGACCTGACGAAGCTCAAGAATCAGCTGGAGGAGATCCAGAGGCGAGTGGAGAACGAGGTGTCTGTAGGAATTCCTCAG GGATCCTCAGTTTTGGGATCTCCCTTTCTGAAGGGCTTTCTGGCCGGCTATGTGGCGGCCAAGCTACGCTCGTCTGCCTTCCTGGGAGTTCTGCTGGGAACAATCACTGGCATTTACGCGGCACAGAACTATCAAGTGCCCAACATTGAAAGGACCGTTAAAGAATGTATGAACAGCTTTAAAAAAGGACCAAAATAA